The following are encoded in a window of Haloprofundus salilacus genomic DNA:
- a CDS encoding winged-helix domain-containing protein, with product MSLKDGLILEFLAEHNLELPPKPLYRNLNRHGHQIGYSTVRQRLNELEAHGLVNEVESGSYYEISDKGQQYLDGKLSRSDLEDEE from the coding sequence ATGTCGCTGAAAGATGGGCTTATATTAGAATTTCTCGCAGAGCACAACTTAGAGCTCCCCCCGAAACCACTCTATCGTAATCTCAACCGTCACGGCCACCAAATCGGCTACTCAACGGTCCGTCAGCGATTGAACGAACTTGAAGCACATGGTCTAGTAAACGAAGTCGAAAGTGGGAGCTATTACGAGATCTCAGACAAAGGACAGCAATACTTGGATGGGAAACTCTCACGCTCCGATCTTGAAGATGAGGAGTGA
- a CDS encoding HTH domain-containing protein: MDRKRDDEGRYSTQITPENVLQILRDADTPVLTAKQIAEELGCSSEAARQKLQSLYENCDVGKMNVGARAVVWWSEE; the protein is encoded by the coding sequence ATGGACCGAAAACGAGACGACGAGGGTCGATACTCCACACAAATCACACCAGAAAACGTCCTCCAAATCCTCAGAGATGCAGACACACCCGTCCTTACGGCCAAACAAATCGCCGAAGAACTTGGATGTTCAAGTGAAGCTGCACGACAAAAACTCCAATCACTTTACGAAAACTGTGACGTCGGCAAAATGAACGTCGGTGCCCGCGCTGTGGTCTGGTGGTCAGAGGAGTAG
- the thrC gene encoding threonine synthase: MMLDHVETLECTLCGATYDPDQVIYTCPEHDGVAGVLDVVYDYDVIHDRFHAPLNGDIRSQWKYRAFLPVDTEAMPVTLDEGGTDLLDAPRLGAELGVDVSVKNDGRNPTGCFKDRATSVAVTKARHAGRNVITCASTGNAAASLAGYAARAGLDCRIFVPESAPEGKLVQPRVYGADVLAVAGSYDEAYDLSLEVTNSYGWYNRNAAINPFQIEGKRTVGHELAEQTQDSIPDWVVFSMGDGCTIAGCWKGLREFAELGYVDDTPKMLGVQPEGASAIHDAFHGHDEVNDVADTLADAIAVGRPRNTLKACRALEESGGTALTVTDDDILAAETLLGRTEGIYAEPAGAAPIAGIRQARERGIISPDESVVAVVTGIGLKDTAGAERAVGDVTRIEPTLDDVANQYGTAEDETEPSL; encoded by the coding sequence ATGATGCTCGATCACGTTGAAACCCTCGAATGTACTCTCTGTGGGGCGACGTACGACCCCGACCAGGTCATCTACACCTGTCCGGAACACGACGGCGTCGCCGGTGTCCTCGACGTCGTTTACGACTACGATGTCATCCACGACCGGTTCCACGCCCCACTTAACGGCGACATCCGGAGCCAGTGGAAATATCGGGCGTTCCTCCCAGTGGACACGGAGGCGATGCCAGTCACGCTCGACGAGGGCGGGACGGACCTACTCGACGCACCCCGACTGGGCGCGGAACTCGGGGTCGACGTTAGCGTCAAAAACGACGGCCGGAACCCGACGGGCTGCTTCAAGGACCGTGCGACCAGCGTCGCCGTCACCAAGGCACGCCACGCCGGCCGGAACGTCATCACCTGCGCGTCAACGGGTAACGCCGCCGCATCGCTCGCAGGCTACGCGGCGCGGGCCGGCCTTGACTGCCGCATTTTCGTGCCCGAGAGCGCACCCGAGGGAAAACTCGTCCAGCCTCGCGTCTACGGGGCGGACGTCCTCGCGGTCGCCGGCAGCTACGACGAGGCGTACGATTTGAGTCTCGAGGTAACCAATTCCTATGGGTGGTACAATCGAAACGCCGCGATCAACCCCTTCCAGATTGAGGGCAAGCGGACTGTGGGCCACGAACTCGCCGAACAAACCCAGGATTCGATTCCCGACTGGGTCGTCTTCTCTATGGGCGACGGTTGTACCATCGCCGGCTGCTGGAAGGGGCTCCGGGAGTTCGCCGAACTAGGATACGTCGACGACACTCCCAAGATGCTCGGTGTGCAGCCTGAAGGGGCGAGTGCAATCCATGATGCATTCCACGGCCACGACGAGGTCAACGACGTCGCGGATACGCTCGCCGACGCAATCGCCGTCGGTCGACCCCGGAACACGCTCAAAGCCTGCCGTGCACTCGAAGAGAGCGGCGGGACCGCGCTGACCGTGACTGACGACGACATCCTCGCGGCAGAAACGCTGCTCGGACGGACAGAAGGGATCTACGCCGAACCGGCGGGTGCCGCCCCCATTGCCGGCATTCGCCAGGCTCGTGAGCGAGGGATCATCAGCCCCGACGAGTCGGTCGTCGCGGTTGTCACCGGCATTGGACTGAAGGACACCGCCGGTGCGGAGCGAGCAGTCGGCGATGTGACCCGCATCGAACCGACGCTCGATGACGTTGCGAACCAGTACGGAACGGCGGAAGACGAAACGGAGCCCTCGCTATGA